One part of the Aliivibrio fischeri ATCC 7744 = JCM 18803 = DSM 507 genome encodes these proteins:
- a CDS encoding L-alanine exporter AlaE, which translates to MSKKGPFNIRNAAADTFAMVVFCFITGMFIEILISGMTFEQSLASRTLSIPVNIAIAWPYGVFRDFMLRQGARISPSKFMKNIADLVAYVTFQSPAYAMILLVVGATPEQIITAVSSNVVVSCVMGVFYGYFLDACRKAFKVPGYYTPQA; encoded by the coding sequence ATGTCTAAGAAAGGGCCATTTAATATCCGCAATGCTGCGGCTGATACATTTGCAATGGTGGTTTTTTGTTTTATTACGGGCATGTTTATTGAAATATTAATTTCAGGAATGACATTTGAGCAGTCGTTGGCTTCTCGAACTCTTTCCATACCAGTTAACATCGCAATCGCATGGCCTTATGGGGTTTTTCGTGATTTTATGCTTCGTCAAGGTGCTCGTATATCACCGAGCAAATTCATGAAGAATATTGCAGACTTAGTTGCGTATGTGACATTCCAGTCGCCAGCTTACGCTATGATTTTATTAGTCGTGGGGGCAACACCAGAGCAAATCATTACTGCTGTTTCAAGTAACGTTGTTGTCTCATGTGTAATGGGGGTGTTTTATGGTTACTTTTTAGATGCTTGCCGTAAAGCATTTAAAGTTCCTGGTTATTACACACCACAAGCGTAA
- a CDS encoding ATP-binding protein, producing MNVKEKISFNVSARTARLIGRENVATSEGAIIELVKNTYDADSDICVVFFDIPYPSAPNKLSNSEFYNLLPYARESGISLESAYSLLDELWVKNKFEAPEGVNGKDLSDIRREFVRSNSKLEYFFASFSCVYIIDNGEGMSADIIKKQWMTIGTDNKALEFESTNGRIKSGAKGIGRFALDKLGRLGEMRTITSEYNESTIWHVDWDSFEQQGKNIDEIYATIESIQFNHSDYLKEVLPSAAIEDFDKSIVDFKYSSLLACMESGTIIKISSVRDVWNERTLRSLRTGLESLVPPVEDSSFQLFMYNNCYEEFNGKILPEVCEDFDYKINVTADSDLNLNITVYRNEFDVEKIPDNVFKRDFFQDERFNKESFKKGGYTLNVPLGQLLPGISESETYDIDEIGSFSFSLYFMKQASNQRDIEAYFLKTINSENRKHWLKINSGVKVFRDNFRVRPYGEQDSASWDWLGLGNRVALSPAAVSRKGYWKVSPQNIAGVINISRVHNPHFQDKSSREGLQESDALLKFQEIIKRLIKIFEDDRSSVYSEFRKYRDDNTVVPAKEDVSNQERRKADLIADKMFKEYKHKKFSNGGRKQTKSDDETLAIAYLSEKNEKQNLERELDDVQKENFLLRIFASSGVTIASFTHELDNLQTKLGDRFGEIKETLLNYVKEEDFKEVIKYENPFYKIDLFEKEDRKLKRWLQYTLRTIRKDKRNRKQINISDYFLTFETDWIDTLAERKASIELIDNAKGYQLRAFEIDLDCIFNNLIINSLDAFMAAKSRCERKIKIQLDSNSSGLFIIYSDLGPGLSKDIAEPKDIFKPTYTTKRDKNGKEVGTGMGMWLLSKTLEEYGAKAILNKPDVGFELQLIFPHKYQNKRK from the coding sequence ATGAATGTGAAGGAAAAAATTAGTTTTAATGTGTCTGCGCGCACTGCAAGATTAATTGGGCGAGAGAATGTCGCTACGTCTGAAGGTGCGATTATCGAATTGGTTAAAAATACTTATGATGCAGACTCCGATATATGTGTAGTTTTTTTCGATATTCCATATCCTAGCGCCCCAAATAAATTGTCTAATAGTGAATTTTATAATCTTTTACCATACGCTAGAGAGTCTGGCATTTCTCTTGAGTCTGCGTACTCACTTTTGGACGAGTTGTGGGTAAAGAACAAATTTGAAGCTCCAGAAGGTGTTAACGGTAAGGATTTAAGTGATATTAGAAGGGAGTTTGTTAGAAGTAACAGTAAGCTAGAGTATTTTTTCGCGTCTTTTTCATGCGTCTATATAATAGATAATGGAGAAGGGATGAGTGCTGATATAATTAAAAAACAGTGGATGACAATTGGAACTGACAATAAAGCGTTAGAGTTCGAGTCTACTAATGGCCGAATAAAATCCGGTGCGAAAGGCATAGGGCGATTTGCATTAGATAAGTTAGGACGTTTAGGCGAAATGCGAACTATAACATCTGAATATAATGAAAGTACTATTTGGCATGTTGATTGGGATAGTTTTGAGCAACAAGGTAAAAATATAGATGAAATCTATGCGACCATAGAGTCAATACAATTCAATCATAGTGATTACCTTAAAGAAGTTTTACCTAGTGCTGCAATTGAAGATTTCGATAAATCAATTGTTGATTTCAAATATTCCTCTTTATTGGCATGTATGGAGAGTGGAACTATTATCAAAATATCTTCAGTGAGGGATGTTTGGAATGAAAGAACACTTAGATCATTGAGAACTGGATTAGAAAGTTTAGTTCCTCCGGTGGAAGACTCTAGCTTTCAATTGTTTATGTATAACAATTGTTATGAAGAGTTCAATGGAAAAATTTTACCAGAAGTTTGTGAAGATTTTGATTATAAAATTAATGTTACTGCTGATAGTGATTTAAATTTAAATATTACTGTGTACAGGAATGAGTTTGATGTTGAGAAGATTCCAGATAATGTTTTTAAAAGAGATTTCTTCCAAGATGAAAGGTTTAATAAGGAATCTTTTAAAAAAGGAGGGTACACTTTAAACGTCCCTTTAGGTCAGTTACTTCCTGGTATTAGTGAATCTGAAACATATGATATTGACGAGATCGGTTCTTTTTCTTTTAGCCTTTACTTTATGAAACAGGCATCGAATCAAAGAGATATTGAAGCTTATTTCTTAAAAACGATCAATAGTGAAAATCGCAAACATTGGTTAAAGATTAATAGTGGTGTAAAAGTTTTCCGTGATAATTTTAGAGTTCGCCCATACGGAGAACAAGATAGTGCATCGTGGGATTGGCTTGGTTTGGGGAATCGTGTGGCATTAAGCCCAGCAGCAGTAAGTAGAAAAGGTTATTGGAAAGTTTCCCCTCAAAACATTGCAGGTGTAATTAATATATCTAGAGTACATAATCCTCACTTTCAGGATAAATCAAGTCGAGAAGGATTGCAAGAGTCTGACGCATTACTTAAGTTTCAAGAGATTATTAAGAGATTAATTAAAATTTTTGAAGATGATCGTAGTTCAGTATATAGCGAATTTAGGAAATATCGTGATGATAATACTGTAGTTCCAGCAAAAGAAGATGTTTCAAATCAAGAGAGGCGAAAAGCGGATTTAATTGCAGATAAAATGTTTAAAGAATATAAACATAAAAAATTTAGTAATGGTGGAAGAAAACAAACTAAGTCTGATGATGAAACTTTAGCGATTGCTTATTTAAGTGAAAAAAATGAGAAGCAGAATCTTGAAAGAGAATTAGATGATGTACAAAAAGAGAATTTTCTGCTGAGAATTTTTGCGTCTAGTGGCGTTACCATAGCTTCGTTTACACATGAATTAGATAATTTACAAACTAAGTTAGGTGACAGGTTTGGAGAGATAAAAGAGACATTACTTAATTATGTTAAAGAAGAAGATTTTAAAGAGGTTATTAAATACGAAAATCCATTTTACAAGATTGATTTATTTGAAAAAGAAGACAGAAAACTTAAGCGTTGGTTACAATATACACTGAGAACAATCAGAAAAGATAAAAGGAATAGAAAGCAAATTAATATTTCTGATTATTTTTTGACATTTGAAACTGATTGGATTGATACTTTAGCAGAGAGAAAAGCATCAATTGAACTTATTGATAATGCGAAAGGGTATCAGTTAAGAGCTTTTGAAATTGATTTAGATTGTATTTTCAATAATTTAATTATTAATTCTCTTGATGCATTCATGGCAGCTAAGAGTAGATGTGAAAGAAAGATAAAGATTCAGCTTGATAGCAATTCATCTGGTTTATTTATAATCTATTCCGATCTTGGCCCTGGTCTTAGTAAAGATATCGCTGAGCCTAAAGATATATTTAAACCTACATATACAACTAAAAGAGACAAAAATGGTAAGGAAGTTGGTACAGGGATGGGTATGTGGCTGTTATCTAAGACACTAGAGGAGTATGGAGCTAAAGCAATATTAAATAAACCAGATGTTGGTTTTGAGTTACAATTGATTTTTCCACATAAATATCAAAATAAAAGGAAATAA
- a CDS encoding response regulator translates to MKMIYRLGYLDEDDSDISFFYNRFIKTYSEYYSMVEFKPKSDINELIDEIMNEGLDAIIVDFRLNEYDPIGYRGHDVVNMVREQKKDFPCVILTSNPEDAIDNSFDTYIVFRKETAFGDVSDEKSLFENKLRKSIEHYREMILDAENEFLELSKVTELSLEQEQRLIELDDIIESNLSYKNKVPSYLKESSHVKNIELLVNNTKTIIEKLNEIKDRSE, encoded by the coding sequence ATGAAAATGATTTATAGGTTAGGTTATTTAGATGAGGATGATTCAGATATTAGTTTTTTCTATAACCGTTTTATAAAGACGTATAGTGAATACTATAGCATGGTGGAGTTTAAGCCGAAATCAGATATTAATGAACTTATAGATGAAATAATGAATGAGGGATTAGATGCAATTATTGTTGATTTTAGATTAAATGAATATGATCCTATAGGATATAGAGGCCATGATGTTGTTAATATGGTTAGAGAGCAAAAGAAGGACTTTCCTTGTGTAATTCTTACCTCTAATCCAGAAGATGCTATTGATAATTCTTTTGATACGTACATTGTTTTTAGAAAAGAAACTGCATTTGGTGATGTTTCTGATGAAAAATCTTTATTTGAAAATAAACTAAGAAAAAGCATAGAACATTACAGAGAAATGATATTGGATGCAGAAAATGAATTTTTAGAATTATCAAAGGTGACGGAATTAAGTTTGGAACAAGAACAAAGATTAATAGAATTAGATGATATAATAGAATCTAATTTGAGTTATAAGAATAAGGTTCCAAGTTATTTGAAGGAGAGCTCCCATGTTAAAAATATAGAGTTACTTGTTAATAATACTAAAACTATAATAGAAAAATTAAATGAAATAAAAGATAGATCGGAATAA
- a CDS encoding HNH endonuclease: MFKVRCINPKRSCTETKNSYRLYKPYLKIDFNSCCGYCGIHHVYFGSGNAFHIDHFAPKSLFRELENDYSNLVYSCPICNIAKSNHWVGNAPTENIVGNKGFYDPCDIRYDNAFYRDYRGKIKYREEYSAAEYMYKKMKFGLKRHELFWLADYFQNIVSELSQQLDDLGDKHPLFSDIDELLNQSIRQMSKYHKLTREL; encoded by the coding sequence ATGTTTAAAGTTAGATGTATAAACCCAAAGAGAAGTTGTACAGAGACAAAAAATAGTTACCGATTATATAAGCCTTATTTGAAAATAGACTTTAATAGTTGTTGTGGCTATTGTGGTATTCATCATGTTTACTTTGGTTCCGGTAACGCTTTTCATATTGACCATTTCGCTCCAAAGAGTTTGTTTAGAGAGTTGGAGAATGATTATTCTAATTTGGTTTATTCATGCCCCATATGTAATATAGCAAAAAGTAATCACTGGGTTGGAAATGCACCGACCGAAAATATAGTTGGTAATAAAGGTTTCTATGATCCATGTGATATTAGATATGATAATGCATTTTATCGTGATTATAGAGGGAAAATAAAATATCGAGAGGAATATTCTGCTGCTGAATATATGTATAAGAAAATGAAATTTGGCTTAAAAAGGCATGAGCTATTTTGGTTGGCAGATTATTTTCAAAATATAGTCTCTGAACTTTCACAGCAATTAGATGATTTAGGCGATAAGCACCCATTATTTTCTGACATTGATGAATTATTAAATCAATCAATACGGCAAATGTCAAAATACCATAAGCTAACTAGAGAGTTGTGA